A single window of Hyla sarda isolate aHylSar1 chromosome 2, aHylSar1.hap1, whole genome shotgun sequence DNA harbors:
- the LOC130357254 gene encoding gastrula zinc finger protein XlCGF57.1-like → MESLPESSGGTMSGLENPISENGEKPFSCPECVKSFSKKSNLENHIKTHTGEKPFSCPECVKCFIQKSSLMDHMKTHTGEKPFSCSECVKSFSHKSSLVEHLRTHTGEKPFSCPECLKSFAHKTNLLHHMRTHTGEKTFSCPECVKSFSHESHLVGHMRTHTGEKPFSCLECLKSFTHKTNLLHHKRTHTGEKPFSCPQCVKCFTHKTNLKKHMRTHTGEKPFSCPECVKCFGHKSSLVEHMRTHTGEKPFSCPECVKSFSHKSTLVEHMKTHTGEKPFSCPECVKSFSHKSTLVEHMRNHTGEKPFSCPECLKSFTQKPTLLHHIRTHTGEKPFSCPQCVKCFTHKTNLKKHMRTHTKEK, encoded by the exons ATGGAATCTTTGCCGGAAAGTTCTGGAGGAACAATGAGCGGACTAGAAAACCCCATATCAGAGAATG gagagaagccattttcatgcccgGAATGTGTAAAGAGTTTTAGTAAAAAATCAAATCTTGAAAATCAtataaaaactcacacaggagagaagccattttcatgtccggaaTGTGTGAAGTGTTTTATTCAGAAATCAAGTCTCATGGATCATatgaaaactcacacaggagagaaaccattttcatgttcagaatgtgtaaAGAGTTTTAGTCATAAATCAAGTCTTGTGGAACatctgagaactcacacaggagagaagccattttcatgtccggaaTGTCTGAAGAGTTTTGCACACAAAACAAATCTTTTGCatcatatgagaactcacacaggagagaagacaTTTTCTTGTCCAGAATGTGTAAAGAGTTTTAGTCATGAATCACATCTTGTGGGgcatatgagaactcacacaggagagaaaccattttcatgtctgGAATGTCTGAAGAGTTTTACACACAAAACAAATCTTTTGCATCataagagaactcacacaggagagaagccattttcatgtccgcaATGTGTGAAGTGTTTTACACACAAGACAAATCTTAAAAaacatatgagaactcacacaggagagaagccattttcatgtccagaatgtgtgaagtgttttggtcataaatcaagtcttgtggaacatatgagaactcacacaggagagaagccattttcatgtccagaatgtgtgaagAGTTTTAGTCATAAATCAACTCTTGTGGAACATatgaaaactcacacaggagagaagccattttcatgtccagaatgtgtgaagAGTTTTAGTCATAAATCAACTCTTGTGGAACATATGagaaatcacacaggagagaaaccattttcatgtccagaatgtctgAAGAGTTTTACACAGAAACCAACTCTTTTGCATCAtataagaactcacacaggagagaagccattttcatgtccgcaATGTGTGAAGTGTTTTACACACAAAACAAATCTTAAAAaacatatgagaactcacacgAAAGAGAAGTAA